The sequence GAAGCGCTCAGTCGTGCGCGTGACGGTTCCCACTGGCATTAGACCCAGACCCCCGTCTCGAAGGAGCCATTGACGACCAGGTTGACCGTGCTGAGCTCCGAGAAGACGCCGGCGTCCACCTTATCGCGCGTGACAGACCCAGTGGCCAGCTTGGCCGCGGTCACCGCTCCTGTCGCCAGTTGAGTGGTCCCAATGGCGCTGGCCGCCACGTGGCTGGCGCCGACCGCGCTGGCGGCGAGCTTCGTGCCCGACACCGCGCTGTCCGCCAGCCTGTCGGTGGACACAGCCCCGGCCGCAATCTTGGCTGTCGCCACCGCGCCATCAATGAGCTGGGACTGCCCCACCGCCGCGCTGCCGATCTTGGTCTGGGTGACCGCCGCATCCGCCAGCTTGGTCGTGCCCACCGACGCGTCGGCCAGGGCGCTCGATCCCACCGCCAGGGCGCCCAGCTTGGACGAGGTCACCGCCCCATCCCCCAGCTTGGCGTTCGTGACAGCGCTGGCGCCCAGCTCGGTGGAGCCCACGACCCCGGCGGCGATCTTGCCACTGGTGACCGCGCCCGTGGCGATCTTGCTGGAGCCCACGGCGCCGTCGACGATCTTGGCCGAGTACACCGAGCCATCGGCGATCTTGGTGCTGGTCACCGCGCCGTCGGCCAGCTTGTTGCCGGTCACCGCCGCATCCTGCAGGGCACCCTCGCTCACCTTGACGGCGCCGATGAGGCCCCCAGCCGTCACGACGGTGGATCCGTCCGCCAAGTGGATCAGGGGTGTGCCGCTGCCCAGGGCAATGGACCCATCCGCCTGGCGCTGCAGGGCGTTGGACGTCATCTTGCCCAGGGACGCCGTGTCAGCCGCGAGGAGCGTGTTGGTCACGGCATTGGTGGCGACCTTGGCCGTGGAGACGGCCGCGTCGGCGATCTTGGGCGTGGACACGGCGCTGTTGGCAATCTTGGCGTTGGTGACCGCCGCGTTGTCCAGCTTGGTCTCCGTCACCGCGCCGGCCACCAGTTTCGCATCGGTGACCGAGGCCGTTCCCAACTGGGTGGTGCCCACGGCGCCCGTGGCAATCTGCGTCGTGCCCACCGCCGCTGCGGCAATCTTGGACGAAGACACCGCCCCGTCCGTGATCGACGCCTGGACCACCTTGGACGGCGCGATCTTGCCAGACGAGTCCGTCAGCTCGATGAGCTTGCGGCCTGCCACGATGGGCGTGTTCCAGTCGTCCGTGCCCTTCAGATCCTTGATCGTGCCCGTGATGTTCGGATCCGCCTCGCCCGAGACGACGGCCTTCTTCACCAGGGCATTGCGCCCCAGCGTACCGATGGTGTTGCGCTTGCTGTAGAGCAGGTCAAAGTGGGTGACCGTCCCCACGGGCAGGGCCGAGAGGGTGACGAAGACCGTGGAGAGAGGCACGGCGCCGCCGTCGTTCAGCCACCAGCCCGCGCCCAAGCCCGACCCGGTCTGCGCATCCCCTGGGGTGATGATGGATGTGCCGTTTTGGTTGAGGCACATGGCCGTGACCGTGACCGGGTTGCCGCCCGTGTCCAGCAGGTCGCCGCCCGCCGCGTTGAGCAGGTCGAACAGGCCGAGTAGCGAATCGCCCGTCTCGCCGATGTTGACGGCCGCGCCGGCCGCCTGGTAGGCCAGACGGTAGGTATAGACGCCGCCGCCGGCGCTATAGATGCTGCCCACCGGCACATTGCTGTCCTCGTAGGGCTCGGCGATGGCCCGGGCGTGCAAGGCCGCGGCGTTGCGCACGTTCGTGTCCAGCACCGCCCCATCCGAGGTCCTCAGCTCGGCCGTGACCTGGCCGCTTGCCGCACTGATCAACGTGCGAATGCCGCCCGGCGCCCCCGCGTCCTCCTGGACGACGTCGCCCTTCACCTTGCCATCGGATCGCAGCGCCGCCAGCTTGCCCTGGGAGGCCGCGTCCAGCTTGGTCTCGGGCAGGATGCCGTCGCCAATCAGGGACGCCAGGTCGATGCGGGCCAGGTTGGTGTTGGGCAGCTCGCCCGTCACCTTCGTGCCCAGGTTGACGGCTCCGTCGGCGATCTTCGTCGTCCCGACCGCGCCATCAGCCAGCTTGGGCTGCTGCACGGCCCCGTCCTGAATGGACCCGGGCGTGATCGTGCCGTCCAGGCTTACTTCCTTGACGCGCTTGAAGATCGTGCCGTCGGAGACCAGGTCCAGCGAGTCCTGCTCCTTCAGGCCGTAGGGCGTCCAGTGGGTGGGGTAGGAGCCCTGCTCGGCCTTGACGGCGTCCACGTAGGCCGTGCCGCTGGCCGTCGCGCCATCCCAGCCAAAGGACAGCTTGATGAAGACCGTGCCCAGGGGCAGCTCGCCGGCGTTGCCCAGCAGAGCCATGTCGAAGCTGCGCCAGTAGCGCGTGAACTGCGTCTCGCCCGACTGGGTCAGGACGGTCCAGTCAATGGGGAGCATGGCGATGCCGTCGGCGTAGTAGGGCGTCACCCGGGCGTAAAAGGTGCCGGCATTCCGCAGGTGCATGCGGATGTAAGTCGAGATGCAGACCTTCGACAGGCCGCGCAGGTCGATGAAGTTGACGCTGGCCAGGCTCGTGGAGCACGGGCCTCCCTCGGCCGTGATCTTCATCGAGTAGCCGCCAAAGACCGAGCAATCCGAAGACCGTGTGACAGGGGTCGACATTTGATCCTCCTACCAGGCTATTTCCTCAAAAGACCCACCGCGCTGCAGGTTGGTCGCGCCGACACCCGCAACCTCCCCCGTCGTGGCGCTTCGCGGGCGGCTGTAACCGCTGAAGCGCCCTTCAATCGTTTCCTGCCGCACGCGGAAGGCGTAGGGGGTCGCGGGCAAGAGATCCGCAACCGTAAGCCAGAGGGCGCGTCGATCGCGCGTCTCCGCCACGTCCGTCCAGACCGAACTTGCCTCTGCGCGGGCCTGCGCCACCAGGCGCTCTCCGGCAAAGCCATCCGCCGGATGCACCCACACCAGGTCCACGACCACCCCTGATGCCGTGGCGCTCATCAGCACCACCGGAGGCGGCACCACGTGCTCCAGCCGCCGGCGAAAGGCCGCCCGGTCCCCCACGTCAAGGGAGAGCCGGGACTGCGCCACCAGCTTAAGCGGCCGGAACAAGAGGGCGTAGTTCGAATCGCGCAAGCCCGTCAGACTGAGCACGCCCGTCTTGGGGATGACGCCGGTCCGCACCAGAAGCCCGTGCCGCAGTCCGCCCCGGTCCACCTCGAAGAGGTTGTCCTGGAGGACATAAACGGCGCCGGCCGGCAGCCCGCTTTGCGTCATCACGGCCATCAGACACCCGCCTGCAGCTCTTCGATGGTCTTCACCACCGTGGAGAACTGCTCCTGCGTGGGCGCCTCGGCCAGGGCGCGCTGCAGGGTGAACACCTG is a genomic window of bacterium containing:
- a CDS encoding fibronectin type III domain-containing protein, with translation MAVMTQSGLPAGAVYVLQDNLFEVDRGGLRHGLLVRTGVIPKTGVLSLTGLRDSNYALLFRPLKLVAQSRLSLDVGDRAAFRRRLEHVVPPPVVLMSATASGVVVDLVWVHPADGFAGERLVAQARAEASSVWTDVAETRDRRALWLTVADLLPATPYAFRVRQETIEGRFSGYSRPRSATTGEVAGVGATNLQRGGSFEEIAW